From a single Kitasatospora azatica KCTC 9699 genomic region:
- a CDS encoding Jag family protein, with protein sequence MTEGTTSAADAGSAAQADESADTLVARLEQEGEIAADYLEGLLDIADLDGDIDMDVEGDRALVSIVGDSDDRTLQRLVGQEGEVLEALQELTRLAVHRETGERSRLMLDIAGYRARKRAELAELGAKAAEQAKQTGEPVKLRPMTPFERKVVHDAVAAAGLRSESEGEEPQRCVVVLAS encoded by the coding sequence GTGACGGAAGGCACCACCTCCGCCGCCGACGCCGGATCGGCCGCTCAGGCTGACGAGTCGGCGGACACCCTGGTCGCTCGCCTGGAGCAGGAGGGTGAGATCGCGGCTGACTACCTGGAAGGTCTGCTGGACATCGCCGACCTGGACGGCGACATCGACATGGATGTGGAGGGCGACCGGGCCCTGGTGTCCATCGTGGGTGACTCCGACGACCGGACGCTGCAGCGGCTGGTCGGCCAGGAAGGCGAGGTGCTGGAGGCGCTGCAGGAGCTGACCCGGCTGGCGGTGCACCGGGAGACCGGCGAGCGCAGCCGGCTGATGCTGGACATCGCGGGCTACCGGGCGCGCAAGCGGGCCGAGCTGGCGGAGCTGGGTGCCAAGGCGGCGGAGCAGGCGAAGCAGACCGGCGAGCCGGTCAAGCTGCGGCCGATGACGCCGTTCGAGCGCAAGGTGGTGCACGACGCGGTGGCCGCAGCGGGGCTGCGCAGCGAGTCGGAGGGCGAGGAGCCGCAGCGCTGCGTCGTCGTCCTGGCGAGCTGA